From a single Nocardioides sp. dk884 genomic region:
- a CDS encoding exodeoxyribonuclease III, translating into MRLATWNVNSLRSRIDRVEAFLERHDVDVLALQETKAKVDQLPLMGLQARGYEVAAAGTSQWNGVAIISRVGLEDVQVGFEGMPGYGDPVAPEARAIGATCGGVRVWSLYVPNGRKPDDPHYVYKLDWLARLREAALDWRDGDTALVGDWNIAPLDEDVFDIKQFARSTHVTPPERAAFQRFIDDGYVDVVRPHTPGPEVYTYWDYFRQRFERNRGLRIDFVLGSPSLATRVTHAFIDREERAGTGASDHAPVVVDLD; encoded by the coding sequence GTGCGCCTCGCGACCTGGAACGTCAACTCCCTCCGCTCCCGCATCGACCGCGTCGAGGCCTTCCTCGAGCGCCACGACGTCGACGTCCTCGCGCTGCAGGAGACCAAGGCCAAGGTCGACCAGCTGCCGCTGATGGGCCTGCAAGCCAGGGGCTACGAGGTCGCCGCCGCCGGCACCAGCCAGTGGAACGGCGTCGCGATCATCAGCCGGGTCGGCCTCGAGGACGTCCAGGTCGGCTTCGAGGGCATGCCGGGGTACGGCGACCCGGTCGCGCCGGAGGCCCGCGCGATCGGCGCGACGTGCGGCGGCGTACGCGTGTGGAGCCTGTACGTGCCCAACGGCCGCAAGCCCGACGACCCGCACTACGTCTACAAGCTCGACTGGCTGGCGCGGCTGCGCGAGGCGGCCCTGGACTGGCGCGACGGCGACACCGCGCTGGTCGGCGACTGGAACATCGCGCCTCTCGACGAGGACGTGTTCGATATCAAGCAGTTCGCGCGGTCCACGCACGTCACCCCGCCCGAGCGCGCGGCGTTCCAGCGCTTCATCGACGACGGCTACGTCGACGTCGTGCGACCGCACACGCCGGGCCCGGAGGTCTACACCTACTGGGACTACTTCCGCCAGCGCTTCGAGCGCAACCGCGGCCTGCGCATCGACTTCGTGCTCGGCTCCCCCTCCCTGGCCACGCGCGTGACGCACGCATTCATCGACCGCGAGGA
- a CDS encoding SDR family oxidoreductase, which yields MDAPLAGQVAVVTGGSRGLGRAIAQLLGEAGASIVVGALPGDGVEQAVAELRRSGIRAEGRDTDVADLVQVEALRDAAIMLGGLDIWVNNAGTGSPYGPTHLLDPTDFERVLDANVRGVFHGTRTAVQTMLAQGSGQVVNVWGKGATKPVPLQNAYAASKAWNRMFTRAVRQEVAGTGVQVHGFDPGLVRTEMLGDVTVMPGMEKRVRALPVVVGLWGQSPEVAARPVLELVTGERRGDYADLTPRRVVGRGVRSLLRGDVRRSRRMPLNITVRGD from the coding sequence ATGGACGCACCGCTCGCCGGCCAGGTCGCCGTCGTCACCGGCGGGAGCCGCGGCCTCGGCCGCGCCATCGCCCAGCTGCTCGGGGAGGCCGGGGCGAGCATCGTCGTCGGGGCGCTCCCCGGCGACGGGGTCGAGCAGGCCGTCGCCGAGCTGCGCCGCAGCGGGATCCGCGCGGAGGGCCGCGACACCGACGTCGCCGACCTTGTCCAGGTCGAGGCGCTGCGCGACGCGGCGATCATGCTGGGCGGGCTGGACATCTGGGTCAACAACGCCGGCACCGGCAGCCCCTACGGCCCCACGCACCTCCTGGACCCCACCGACTTCGAGCGCGTCCTCGACGCCAACGTGCGCGGCGTCTTCCACGGCACCCGCACCGCCGTGCAGACGATGCTCGCGCAGGGCAGCGGCCAGGTCGTCAACGTGTGGGGCAAGGGTGCGACCAAGCCGGTGCCGCTGCAGAACGCGTACGCCGCGTCGAAGGCGTGGAACCGGATGTTCACCCGCGCCGTACGCCAGGAGGTGGCCGGCACCGGCGTGCAGGTGCACGGCTTCGACCCGGGCCTGGTCCGCACCGAGATGCTGGGTGACGTCACCGTCATGCCCGGCATGGAGAAGCGGGTGCGGGCGCTGCCGGTGGTCGTCGGCCTGTGGGGCCAGTCCCCGGAGGTGGCCGCCCGGCCGGTGCTGGAGCTGGTGACGGGGGAGCGGCGCGGCGACTACGCCGACCTCACCCCCCGCCGCGTCGTCGGGCGCGGAGTGCGCTCGCTGCTGCGGGGCGACGTACGCCGCAGCCGCCGGATGCCGTTGAACATCACCGTGCGTGGGGACTGA